In the genome of Caulobacter flavus, the window CAGGCTGACCCGGCGCGTGGTGCGATAGAGCAGGCGGGTCTGCAGCCGCTCCTCCAGCCGGGCCACCTCGCGACTGACGCCCGAGGTCGACAGGCCCAGCCGCCGCGCGGCCTGGGAGAAGCTCTCGGCCTCGGCCGTGGCCACGAACTCGTCGATCCCGTCCCAGCGGCTCATAGGGTGGTGGTGCGCTCATTGTCCCGATGTGGCAACAATGTTTTGCACGGTGCGGGATTATCGCCGGGCCCGCATCGGCGTACCACAATGGCCGAGACCTTATCGGAGCCTGCCATGAAGACCCGCGCCGCCGTCGCTTTCGAAGCCAAGAAGCCGCTGGAGATCGTCGAGGTCGACCTGGAAGGCCCCAAGGCCGGCGAGGTCCTGATCGAGATCAAGGCCACCGGCGTCTGCCACACCGACGCCTACACCCTGGACGGCCTGGACAGCGAAGGCCTGTTCCCGTCGATCCTGGGCCACGAGGGCGCGGGCGTGGTGGTCGAGGTCGGCCCCGGCGTCACCAGCCTGGCGGTCGGCGACCACGTGATCCCGCTCTACACGCCCGAATGCCGCCAGTGCAAAAGCTGCCTTTCGGGCAAGACCAACCTCTGCACGGCCATCCGCGCCACCCAAGGCAAGGGCCTGATGCCGGACGGCACCAGCCGCTTCTCCTACAAAGGCCAGACCATCCACCACTACATGGGCTGCTCGACCTTCTCGAACTACACCGTGCTGCCCGAGATCGCCGTGGCCCGCATCCGCAAGGACGCTCCGTTCAAGACCGCCTGCTACTGCGGCTGCGGCGTGACCACGGGCGTGGGCGCGGTGACCAACACCGCCAAGGTCGAGCCGGGCGCCAACGCCATCGTCTTCGGCCTGGGCGGCATCGGCCTCAACGTCATCCAGGGCCTGAAGCTGGTCGGCGCCAACATGATCGTAGGCGTGGACCTGAACCCGGATCGCGAGGCGTGGGGCCGCAAGTTCGGCATGACCCACTTCGTCAATCCCAAGGACGTCTCGGGCGACCTGGTCGCCCATCTGGTGGCCCTGACTGACGGCGGCGCCGACTACACCTTCGACGCCACCGGCAACACCACGGTCATGCGCCAGGCGCTGGAAGCCTGCCATCGCGGCTGGGGCGAAAGCATCATCATCGGCGTGGCCGAGGCCGGCAAGGAGATCGCCACCCGTCCGTTCCAGCTGGTCACCGGCCGGGTCTGGAAGGGCACGGCCTTCGGCGGCGCGCGGGGCCGCACCGACACGCCCAAGATCGTCGATTGGTACATGGACGGAAAGATCCAGATCGACCCGATGATCACCCACGTCCTGCCGCTGGAGCGCATCAACGAGGCCTTCGACCTGATGCACAAGGGCGAGAGCATCCGCACCGTGGTGACGTTCTAAATCTTCAACTCCACCCCTCCCCCTTGACGGGGAGGGGCAGGGGTGGGGGTCACACCCCCGCGTCAGAACCTTGGCGCGGCCGTGGTGATGTCCGCCGCCGCTGCTCACCCCCATCCCCGACCCTTCCCCCATCAAGGGGAAGGGGGAGACGCGATCATGGTCGAGATCCTCAACACCCACCGCACCCAGGGCGGGACGCTGCGCTACTGCCGGCACGACAGCGCCAGCACCGGCACGCCGATGAAGTTCAGCGTCTGGGTTCCGCCCCAAGCAAAGGATGGCGGGGAGGGGCCGTTCCCCTATCTCGTCTGGCTGTCGGGCCTGACCTGCACCGAGGACAACTTCACCACCAAG includes:
- a CDS encoding S-(hydroxymethyl)glutathione dehydrogenase/class III alcohol dehydrogenase codes for the protein MKTRAAVAFEAKKPLEIVEVDLEGPKAGEVLIEIKATGVCHTDAYTLDGLDSEGLFPSILGHEGAGVVVEVGPGVTSLAVGDHVIPLYTPECRQCKSCLSGKTNLCTAIRATQGKGLMPDGTSRFSYKGQTIHHYMGCSTFSNYTVLPEIAVARIRKDAPFKTACYCGCGVTTGVGAVTNTAKVEPGANAIVFGLGGIGLNVIQGLKLVGANMIVGVDLNPDREAWGRKFGMTHFVNPKDVSGDLVAHLVALTDGGADYTFDATGNTTVMRQALEACHRGWGESIIIGVAEAGKEIATRPFQLVTGRVWKGTAFGGARGRTDTPKIVDWYMDGKIQIDPMITHVLPLERINEAFDLMHKGESIRTVVTF